TGGTTGAATTCCCCCAATATCCAAATCTCTCAAATTCATTTTCTGTCACGAACGTTATTTACACCCTAAAAAGCATCCTCGTTGCCAGTTGTAGAATTCAGTGGACGTTTGAACTAAACTCATCGAATATCCGCACGCTCTCCATTTACCCTTCATGTCAACTATCCCGAATATCGTCATGTCAGTTACATGAAATATCCCACAGATCTAGGTACTGTATTAAAAACGATCTTAAAATAGCAAGAAAGCATTTACACTTGTTGATTATTACTAATATAGTAACAACTTCTCAGTGCTAACGTTTGAATTCATAGAGGGTTTTAGCTCCTGGACATACAATGCTTCTTTCATTTTACAACGATAACATGTTTTTCCCGATGCAATATCAAAattgtcccatttgatgttgtgTCCAGTCGTTGTGATATGGTCGGCGATAGCTGAATGGTGATCTTTCACCGCTTGTGTTAAAGtgttcagtttttctgtcatttaaTCTTCGTTTAGTCTTTGCAATGTAGAAATAGTCACAGTCCCAGAAGCTTGCTTTCTATATGACTTTTGACATTTGAGAGCGATAATTCATACAAGTGGTCTTTGTGATGAAAAAGTGATTTTATCTTAAGTTACCATGGACGAAGAATGAGAGTTGTAGGCTTTTGACTTTTATCATGACTTCATATTCTCTTGTTAGGACTTAAGACCCTAGCAAGTAATACGTCATCATTGCATAAATTGTTACGTCTGAGTCAAAACAAAGTTGTATGAATTAATAGCTTTTCGCAATTTTACGTTTACTTGTCAACTGCAAAACAAAATTCAAGTGTCACAATGAAATGTTGGCTTGTATTTAAAAGAGCTAATTCCACACTGAGTTGGCGCGCTTTCTTTGTGGATTATCCTCGGTGGATGGGCAGCATTGACGAGAGAGTACAGCAATATTGGCGGGAATTGCACGCGTGCAAGTGTGTCGCCATGCAGCGAGAAGAATTGGGATAAGTACTCTTCGCCGCTCGTAAAATTTTCCCTCGCGGGTTTCATCGTTCTTTCGTTACCACTAAATACGTCTAAAATAGAAAACAACGAAGGGTATTTCACATTCTTGGTTTTGATTCTCTTCGCCGAAAAGTAGCAATTATCTTCGGCAGGCGGAAATACGTTTGCTCACAAATGAGAATGAATAATATTCATGTTGGACATCTTAAAATGTTAAAATCCGATTGCGACACGCTCGAAAAAACTATACGCCTTTCTGATTGAAACATCTTAGcgcttttttttaatgaaagttaACTGAAAAGGAGACACCTACAAAACTGCTATTCACACAGTCTTTATCACTCTAAAACGAGTATAAATGGTCCTTCGACGTATCCAAAGAGGCACGAAATTCTAACCTGCTCGTGTTTATGAATAATTTTTAGTTCCAATTGAAGTTCTTtagttttctcgcttttttgCCCTTTTTGGAGGCCTTGGGTGCCAATTTTGAAGGTTTCCCTGGCTGAAAATATGATCAAGAAAAGAACTGAAGGTGCAAAACGCGAATGCGTCTTCAAATTAAAAACGAAATATTCATCATTGACAAGTTAGGGGACATTTTCAACCAGGTTGACTATGGCTTAAAACGTTACGATTCAAAGACCCAAATATTCATTGTTTATTACGAAATCTCCATCGACTCGACCTTCGCTAGAATACTGCAAGAAGTAGACGATGTACAACGACAAAGAACAAAAGGAATGGAAGAGATATCTGAAGTCGGCGATGAAGCTTCGCATCTCAGTTTGGTATCAGTGGAAGTTGTCTCGTGTTTAATAGATTTGGGAGATGTAGTTCAGTCAGGTTCGTGTttatgtttactttttttttccaattgttACGGGAGTGCAGGGTTGGTGCTTTGATGAGAGAATTCGTTCTCGACCACTGTGACTCGGGTTCCATTCTCAGACTCATGGGGGCTTAGTTTGTCCACTCATATTTTGATGCCGGTATTTCGGGGCTTTTCCCTTTCGATTTACCATCGTTTGAAGCAGTCTGGTTTGCAATTAATTTTCTCACATTTCCCcaattaaaaaagcttttgtCCTCGGTCAGTTTAGCTGTAGACATTTTATTTAATACAAGGGCAAGGCTGTAGAATTTAATATGGCTTCCCCCCAACATAGACCTTGTAAGTGTCGTAAAAGAAAttaagaacaagagaaaaaagtcttGCGTTCCAGTGGTTCACCGTGCAATTATCCGCATTTGAGTGACAAACATGCAACACAATGCTTTACATAGCCTAACTTTTGAGAGTAAATATTTTTCCGAACTTTTGACTGACGGATAATGGGTTGTTAATTCGCTTTACCTTCTgccttaaaattaaattttcaaatcACTACAAAGTAAATACATATACGTACGTAGCAACATGAGATAAATGTATTCAACAAAAACCGCTTTTCTGCCCAAGACATATGTCATTTACTTAATTCATCAGTAAAGAAAGATAATCGATGCACAAAACCTGTAAAATCAACAGGCGAGCAATGAAACTTAAGCAATTGACCGGCCACAAACCAAATTGCAACCCGACAGACAAGATCACGCCAATCATTGGAAAGAGCCGCAAGGTGAAAACGCAGATCAATATAAGCGATTTCTAATGATCGAATCAAAGGGCTTGATCCTAGCATTACAGAGAGTATAAAACTATGCATATACTCGTATAGATCGAGTCACAGTTGGTTATCGGATCAGATTATCGCGGTAGGAAGGTTTATCAACACAccataaaattaacaaatccaCTCTGCTGCCACATTTCATTTCTACGAAAGACAAATCCTTGAGTGTCTTCTCAAATCTCGGAAACTTTATTCTGCGAAGATTTCTTATTGTAAATCATCtcaatttcaaattttcgaCGGAAACACtgattcattttgaaaattgcaatAACGTTATTGTAAGCATACTAGCGTACTTAATGCAAACTTTGAATCACCTCCTGCTTCTCCAAAAAAAAGTGTGGCTCtttttatgatatttttgaGGCTGTAACTAGCACGATTTTCGATAGTCAGATTTCAAGAGAATAAACAAGACTAATATTTGAAGGGGAAAGAGATTTGTGCTGATAAAATACAACCGgaactttattttactttaaaaataGTTAATTTTGTCCTCTCTCTCAACAAAACAAGTCGAGAAGGCAATAAAAAGTAGTGCGCGGTAAAAAAATGCGAAATTTTCCACGACAAAGGAAGTACTTTCTCAAAAAGTGTACAAGAATCGTCGAAGCTAAAAGTCGgtagaaaataaaaatatatccaTCTCATTCATTAATTGAAATAGACGTTCGAttctgatttgaaaaaaaaaatttgtcccGAAAAAGTCTTCAGATGGAATGAGAAGATTTAACTTGATTCCTTCTTTGCGTACTAAACAATAATGGAATAATCATTGCAGAAACTGAGCACAAGTCACTTATGCAAAATGGGGAGACTGTGGATCAAATCAAAGCGGATCATATGAACTCAGTATTATTTTTAAGCGGAAGAACAACCCCGTGCGATCATGAGTAGACGACTGGAACTTGAAACTCAACGCACACAAAAATCGCACACAAGACATACGAATACTGGGGGAATGTGAGCGCTCTGTCTATAACACAAGGGTCGTATTTAATAATTACATCATCAGCTGCTCTGAATCCGAATTGATAGTAAAATGGGAAGGAAAGTGTTTATAGCTTTGACTTTACTTCATTTTTACTACTTGTATTCTATATGTAACTGTTGTCTATCGGAAAAGGGACCAACATAAAAAACATGATGTGAGAAAAACGTTCTAGATCTCCTGATCAGTTATTAATGCATTCACAAAACAGCGCAAAACAAGAAAAGCGTTCGAGTTGTGCCATTATGAGCAAATCTCAAGAGCAAAGATTTCAATATTCAAGTTTATCCCAAGATCAGTTTTCCCATAAGAATTACTAAAAAACTGGCTCGGTCACTGAACATTTTGTGTGCAAGTCTTCATCTCCCTTTGGCAACTCGTGAATGCCCTACGTTCATTTACAGAAAAAGTAATTGTGGTGGGAGTTTCGCTGTTTATTAATTTCCCTGATTTTCAACTGCTAAACAACCCCTATCTGAGTCGTAGATTTTTCGGATCATTATCAGCATCCTTTTCTTTCCTGCGTCTCGCTAAAAATTTTCCACTGATCTGTTCTCAAACCGAACTCTCAACCATTACAGTATCGTCAAATGTTCACGAAATGTCAGAAGTGCAATTAGAACTAGTGTCACCGATTTTTCCAGAGCGCTTCAGTTATACCAAagatattaaattaaataattaaatgagATAAATTTCCTCTTAACTCGTATTAAAGTAGTGTTAAAGCAACATAAGAAAAGAACGTGTACCTCGTTTGCCACTTGAAGAACAAATAATTCCAACGGTACCTTAAGGTGACCGTGAATATATGAAAATTTCTTATTTCAAAACTTATGCAGCGACACAAATCCGACATTGTCGAATACTCTTTAAACAGTCCAACGTTATCGAcaagtcacttttttaaaagCAGACTTaattaaacataataataaaacgttctctggttaaaaaggAACCACCAGCTTTCGACTGCCAGGACCTACACCTTCAATGGGTGACAGCGAAATGAAAGGTGATACAAattaaattcggaaaaaaaCATTGTGTGAAGATTACAAAGCGAtcatgaaatttacaaatttgaaaagaatGTACCACTGTCCAGGACGGAGGACGCGGATTAGACTGTCCAAAAACAAGAGTAAGAGAAACAGATAGACGGTGAGTGATCACAAGTTCTCAGTAGCACTAGTTAATGACCGCTAATTTGGTTTCTTGTTTACTTAAATGCCTCGACTCGTTTGGCAACTGACGAGGTAAAGCGGCCATTATGGGAAGTTAGTTATTAGATACCACTTTTTTTGATCGGATATGGTCATTAAATTTATTGATttctctgaaacatttcaaccTCTTTCGGAGCAATGAAAGTGAAGGCATACGAATCTAGTGCGAGCACTTCAAGGCTGTACTTATAAATTCAGTATGTGCATTCAGCAAGACGCTGAGATATAAATATTCGTTCAGTAGCGGCCAAACTGTCGAGAATTTTCGTTGCCAAAAACACTGGAGATTCCTACCTGAATGTTTTCTAAACGATTCGCAGGAGGGAAAATACAGTCCTTTCTGGAATATCAGTCACTTATTAAAGACGTGGGTCAGTGATTTGCCAATTTAGCTATCGGTAACAGAAACTTAGTACGTTTCAGTAGGtttatttttgcaaattttcgcACTAAAAGTTCAGCTAGCAAATTCAAGGTAGGAAATTAATTGTTGGACGGGAAGAGGATACTATCAATTTCTGAGAGCTAAAATAATCAAGTTGCCATTGGTTAAATCAAACAAAGGTTACCCGTGTATACCAGTTTCCACACTTTTACCCATATAGTATGCGACTATGCGTCAATCGATGAGAATACATGAAGAATACATATCTCAGTCGTACTAACCGAATTCGAGGTCTATATTGTTAGTAACGGAACGAGATTTTTTCCGCTGATATGAGCTAGGGCCATGAATCAACGGGGAAAAGCAAGTAGTCGTAACTTTATTGCAGTTAGTGAGTAAAGTGAGATAAATGATTACAGGAAGGGGGAATATTCTTTAGCTAttatgcaaacaaaagaaacggGAATGAAATTTAACATTTTGTTTGACAGCTGAAACAATTCCGTTGATGGTAACGGATAACTATTAATATTCTATCAACTAATGATTTAGCGGACTTGAAAAAGTGACAAGATAAGTCAACAGAAGAGATTATAAAATTCGTTCTCCAACAAATGTTGTCATCAACTCCTGACTTTGGAATTGTTACGCAGGAACTTGAACAAACAGAAAGCGAGTTTCCTTTGCGAATTCAGGTATGGTCTTCTCCCCCATTTTCTCATTCCTCGGCGGTAAAAGTAATAAGGCTTTTAGAGTCTTTTTTTCGGCTGGGAGAAAGACGAAGCTAAACATTTCCGTAGATATTGTTCTGGCAGATTAATTTAGATGAAAACTTTGGTCAAACAAGTTCATCTAAAGTACGCcagtatttttctctttttaaaaaaaattgatcgcATTGTCTCTGAAGTAAGAGATTATACCAGTAGCTCGGTGAATTAAAAAAAGCGCAAATTTCTGGAGTTATAAATGGCGGAGATAACTAACTAAGGGAAAAAATCCAGATGCAACTATTCCGATTATTTTTTGCCGTAATGTTTAGCGAAACAAAAAGCGGAGTTGATTAACACTGCGCGATGGGGTGTGGAAATATCTAAAtgaaaagcaaaagctttgcatttaattttaacttattaaGGTCCTCACCTATATTTCATGGAAAAATGTTACCAATTTTTGTTACTTTATTGTGTTCGTTACAGATCCCAGCGAAACGAAATGGTTCATTTTCGATGTAATTCAACCCCGGCCTTGGTGTTTTCACTTGTGTTTGCGATCCTGAGTTACTTTGCTGCAGCGAGCAACAAGAGCAGCCAACTACCCAACAATGCGGTGAGCAAAACGTAAACCGCTGGTTCAGTAGATACAAAACTAAATAACTTGTTTTCTCAATTAGGGATACATTGATAAAAATTAACGAGTCacctcaaaacaaaagaagttttCCATGGGGAGGGGAGGGCGAAAGGGACGCTGTGGGGCGTGGGTTGTCAGTAAGTGTGAAGAGGAGGTGTCGCTCGTTTTGCATGATTAGAAATTAGATTTAGCCTTAACTGTGAATAATCAGGGAATttatttctccctttttttttcttttaaacgaACAGCCTGTTTCCCTTTTCTATGGAGGCATTCCTGGAATGCATGGAAAGCCTGGGTCCCCTGGGTTACCAGGCCGTGACGGAAGAGATGGTCGTGAGGGGGCCAAAGGAGACCAAGGACAGCCCGGTAAGGCTGGACCCCAGGGACCTCGTGGGGTAGTGGGTCCTGCTGGTGCAAATGGAAAGGATGGCGCAAAGGGAGAACGCGGTGTCCAGGGCCCTCCCGGTCAAAAAGGAGAGCGAGGAGAGACCGGGGCAACTGTAGCTCCAGGTGTGATGGCTTTTAAGAACTGGAAGGAGTGCGCCTGGAATAACATTGGCGATGGCAAAGATAATGGCCTGATTAAGGTGAGCAACAGATTATCTTTTTGGCAACAGAGAAGACATGTTTATATCGTTGGTAAACAGTCGCTGAAGAAAGCGAAACACATGTGCACGTCATTTCCTGGAAGAGGTCATTTCTCCTGAAGTAAACAGATAAATTAGTCTGCTTAGTAGATATTAATTTCTTCtattaaatatttaaaaatggaTAGATTTAAGGGCTGAATCtttactacaaaaaaaaaaaaggaaaacaattcgAGGTAAAATCTTTGATTCACTTTGCCCGAAATTTAGAAGGATATGCTTTTCCTAAAACTTACATTTCAAGGTTCATTTAGTGATTccttattttatcttttctggatttttttcttattgatttgcataattattttttttacaattactgcaaaattctcgcgcgctcattggctaatttttattgtcaataggcggacagacacataaatttataatttatgcgatattgTGGATATATTGCATGAAATTGAAGTTtccgcatttttgtctcgcgttcttctcgtgttttcacttaattttgacccctctgcctttttgttattgtaagaaacaaattgatgtcagtttttcatgcgtctgtcctgttattgacaatgaatttcgtcataacattgttaacggagtagtctgcggatccactcggctatcgcatCGTGGATCctcagctactttgacaatgttatgatcaataacaggacagacgcatgaaaaactgacatcaatttgttaaagtaCAACTGATAGTCATAATCGAATGATAATTAAAAACAATAGTATAGTGATTTATTACCGACTTCTGGGAGCTGAAATTATCTCTACTTTTATGGCCGCTCATACATTTAATAtaagacgatttttattacACAGGATTGCGTGTTCACCAAGAACTTCTCTGATACAGCTCTTCATGTGGCCTGGACTGGTACTTTGCGAGTTTATGGCTGCACTAATTGCTGTAAACGCTGGTACTTCACTTTCAATGGTGCTGAATGCTCGGCTCCCCTTCCTATTGATGGTGTTGTGTTCTTACGCTTGGCAGGTGAACTTCCTCTCcgcgtccgccatattgaaggGCACTGCAACAACATTCACAAGGGAAGGGTGCGCGTGGGATTCTGGGTCGGCAATTGTAATGGATATGGAAATGCTGATGCCCACACAGGTTGGAATGCAGTGTCCCGAATCTTTGTTGAGGAAGTTCCTAAACCTCAAGCTTAGATAACGACATAAAAGCTTCAGTCAGGCAAAAGCTCTTTAAAGGGACATAAATCACTTAAATGTAGAGTTAAGTAGACATTAATAGCATCGTGGATATCGGCCACCTTCGTATATTGGGGCTGCTTTTGATTGGAATAAAATTCTGCTGAATAAAAAGCCGGATTACAAAACATAGTTTCCTCCGAGTATAATTATTGTCCTCTTGACTTTCTGTGTATGTTTTCCTACATTCTTTTTCACAATGTGTAGTCAGGCGAGAATGAACTTTTCCCACTCTTTTCAAAGTCAAAGTTTTCAGATTCGTCAACAAACGTGCACGTGATACCTAACACAGAGGTCATTCTGTTACATCATTCAGAACAGCAAAGCCACCAAGTCTTTTATTTCACCGCGTCATTACAACTGACCAATCAAGtgcttttctttaaaaaaacattaaaagcaaGGTAAACGCACCATAAAACCAACCCGGTGttgccaacacatcacgcatgcgcacaggGATTCCATCCGGTTAATTGGTAGCCATGgacatgcgtgatgtgttggccataCCGGGTTGGTGTTGTGGTGTGTTCAACTTGCAGTATGATCACTCGCTAAAAGTacattgaaacaaaattatcattggaagaggcccatgAATGAGGATATAATATTCTCTCACCTCATTCACCGACGCCGAAGTCGGTGAATGAGGTGAGAGAATATTAACACAGTGCCCGAATGTTTGATTCCTGAAATCCGTTTTTTACTTCCTCAAAATGTACGAAAGAAATATTCGTTTAAAATCCTTAAAAGTCATGAAACTGTACGTATTCGAAACAAAGAGTTTTTAGAACCTCACAtaaattttatgcaaaataaattgCTAACGCTAAATGAAATATTTACCTGAAGCCTCGTAAGGCTGCTTGAACTCACCTTAAAAGTCCCTTTGATCTGAGAAAGTTTCGAATGCCGGCGTCGCCCAAAGATTCGATGGTACAGACCACGAAGAAAGTTCGAACTAAAACTTTCTTCATCTTTGATCTCTCGCGCCGCcttaaaaatggcgcgaaagtTTGGCGCAAACTGCAGCAAATGCCAGCGATCAACAGATCAGCAGCCGAGCAATTCAAATATTTTAAGATCAACCGCAAGGACTTTAATATCTATTAACTTACagaagtaatatttttatactttcaagtgctcttttttatatttttgccttatttatatattttttaattccatCTTTTATCGTTTCTTTATTGCCTGAATTTTGAGCGTTTTGCCCGAAAATTTCTGAgacggccccccccccccccccccttctcgCTGTCGTACCTTTTTGCTAAATGAATGCATCGATCTTGTGCAATCGGGACATTGTTACGAAAACCACCAGCTCGAACAACACCAATGGATAGTCTACTAAATTCGCGGGCATTTCTGCACACAAGTGCATCTTGTTACACATGAATCCCAACTCTGCTCATGTCTCCGAAAATGCAAGTGAAACGCTAAGCATACAACAAAACGAAGAATTTCGGGAATCGAGAGTCCATTACACTCTTGCTGGGATAAAATCACTGTTAAAAATAGCAGAGGGGGGTTCCTTGGCGCGAGAGGGGGGGAGGTACCGGAACCCCTGCAACCCtcccctggctacgcccctgaaTAAGAtctatttattattccactattacgccattttaccatatttggtcaagagaacgcgcaaaatatgagatgTTTCAATGATCCAAACTCTTTAATGATAGATGACTTCCTTTTAGAATACAATTCCTGGTAGAGACGATTTCCTAAGATTTCCGAGATATAATTCCGCCAATACAAATATAATACCGCCAAAAACTCGATAAGATCTAATTCCTCtcacatgtcaatcaaactaaAGCTCGTGTAACActagttttcagttttcaacaCACTCCCCCCTGAATGACGTCGAAGTCAATCAAGAAAGTTTAAACAAATCAGACTGATTTAACGCAAAACCGAATTTAGCTCTTTAGCTTCAGTGTCAAACGCTCAAGATACGGTCAGACAGTTCATGGAGCAGTGATCACTGTAGGGATGTCTTCATCTCTAACTATCTGAATGTTCATTCCACTCTCAAACTGTCCTGTTCTCGCATTAGTTACGTGTTCGTCACACACGTTGATTTCAAGAGGATAGAGCTTTTGAATTGGACGTTTTAAGCGAGTCTTGCGGAGAGAATTATCTACTGTTACCACTTCTGCTGCGCGCACAACGTTGTCTTGTCCCTGTAACAGTTTCTCTACTTTCCCCATTCTCC
The genomic region above belongs to Montipora capricornis isolate CH-2021 chromosome 8, ASM3666992v2, whole genome shotgun sequence and contains:
- the LOC138059455 gene encoding collagen triple helix repeat-containing protein 1-like is translated as MVHFRCNSTPALVFSLVFAILSYFAAASNKSSQLPNNAPVSLFYGGIPGMHGKPGSPGLPGRDGRDGREGAKGDQGQPGKAGPQGPRGVVGPAGANGKDGAKGERGVQGPPGQKGERGETGATVAPGVMAFKNWKECAWNNIGDGKDNGLIKDCVFTKNFSDTALHVAWTGTLRVYGCTNCCKRWYFTFNGAECSAPLPIDGVVFLRLAGELPLRVRHIEGHCNNIHKGRVRVGFWVGNCNGYGNADAHTGWNAVSRIFVEEVPKPQA